The proteins below come from a single Synechococcus sp. WH 8101 genomic window:
- a CDS encoding NADPH-dependent assimilatory sulfite reductase hemoprotein subunit gives MSQLDVDASQSPLGSGNGDGAQTLPKAEQRKVDSDYLREPLLTELANDRPQFSEDALQILKFHGSYQQDDRDRREKGKDKHWQMMLRLRSPGGRIPASLFLALDDLSNRLGDGSLRATTRQAFQMHGVAKADLKEVIGTIVRHMGSTLAACGDVNRNVMAPAAPFDKDGYPAARQLADDIADLLSPETAEGSYLDLWVDGDLSYRIKPNRNVKAARQRQLDGAVFSGDPQEPLYGDTYLPRKFKVAVTVPGDNSVDLLTQDIGLVAFSDPSGALRGCNVYVGGGMGRTHNKEETFARIADPLGYVAADQVLDLVQAILALQRDHGDRTLRRHARMKYLIHDRGIDWFRDELLARYFQGELGALRHEAKPKLTDYLGWHRHRPGMWFVGIPLLCGRLEGELKAGLRRIVETYQLEIRLTPNQDLLLCNIGTPQRAGIRQALADLGIETPDAPAPLARHAIACPALPTCGLAITESERILPDVLERLNTQLEQLAINKPILVRMTGCPNGCARPYMAEVALVGSGVNQYQLWLGGSANLQRLARPFLQRMPLEQLETTLEPLLISWRDAGGRRSLGDHVEKLGDQVVAALLGDQAVSDQAVAPT, from the coding sequence GTGAGCCAGCTCGACGTCGATGCATCGCAGAGTCCGCTGGGCTCCGGCAACGGCGACGGTGCTCAGACACTACCCAAGGCGGAACAACGCAAGGTCGACAGCGATTACCTGCGCGAACCGTTACTAACAGAACTGGCGAACGATCGGCCCCAGTTCAGTGAGGATGCGCTTCAGATCCTCAAGTTTCACGGCAGCTATCAACAGGATGATCGCGATCGGCGCGAGAAGGGAAAAGACAAGCACTGGCAGATGATGCTGCGTTTACGCAGCCCCGGCGGCAGAATTCCCGCCTCCTTGTTCCTGGCTCTCGACGATCTTTCCAATCGCCTCGGAGACGGCAGCCTGCGGGCCACCACCCGCCAGGCCTTTCAGATGCATGGGGTGGCCAAAGCCGACCTCAAGGAAGTGATCGGCACGATCGTGCGCCACATGGGCTCCACCCTGGCGGCCTGCGGAGATGTCAATCGCAATGTGATGGCACCGGCGGCCCCATTCGACAAGGATGGCTATCCGGCAGCCCGGCAGCTCGCCGATGACATCGCCGATCTGCTCAGCCCCGAAACAGCCGAAGGCTCCTATCTCGACCTCTGGGTCGACGGCGACCTCAGCTATCGGATCAAACCAAACCGCAACGTCAAAGCGGCCCGGCAGCGCCAGCTCGATGGCGCTGTGTTTTCCGGTGATCCACAGGAACCCCTCTACGGCGACACCTATCTGCCCCGCAAGTTCAAGGTGGCCGTTACCGTTCCCGGTGACAATTCCGTGGATCTGCTCACCCAGGACATCGGCCTGGTGGCCTTCAGCGATCCCTCCGGCGCCCTGCGCGGTTGCAATGTGTACGTGGGAGGGGGCATGGGCCGCACCCACAACAAAGAGGAGACCTTTGCTCGGATCGCCGACCCCTTGGGCTATGTAGCCGCCGACCAGGTTCTGGATCTCGTGCAGGCGATCCTCGCCCTCCAGCGCGATCACGGCGATCGAACCCTGCGGCGCCATGCGCGAATGAAGTATCTGATTCACGATCGGGGCATCGACTGGTTCCGCGACGAGCTGCTGGCCCGCTACTTCCAGGGGGAGCTAGGCGCCCTGCGCCATGAGGCAAAACCAAAGCTCACCGACTACCTCGGCTGGCACCGCCACCGGCCTGGCATGTGGTTTGTCGGCATCCCCCTGCTGTGCGGTCGCCTGGAGGGAGAGCTCAAAGCTGGGCTGCGGCGGATCGTGGAGACCTACCAGCTCGAGATCCGGCTGACGCCCAATCAGGATCTGCTGCTCTGCAACATCGGCACCCCGCAGCGGGCCGGCATCCGCCAGGCCCTTGCCGATCTCGGCATCGAGACGCCGGACGCGCCTGCACCGCTGGCCCGCCATGCGATCGCCTGTCCGGCCCTGCCCACCTGCGGCCTGGCGATCACAGAATCGGAGCGCATTCTTCCCGACGTGCTCGAGCGGCTCAACACCCAGCTGGAACAGCTGGCGATCAACAAACCGATCCTGGTGCGGATGACCGGCTGCCCGAACGGGTGTGCACGCCCTTACATGGCGGAAGTGGCCCTGGTGGGCAGCGGCGTGAATCAATATCAGCTCTGGCTTGGCGGCAGCGCCAATCTGCAACGCCTGGCCCGCCCCTTCCTGCAACGGATGCCCCTCGAACAACTCGAGACCACCCTGGAACCTCTGCTGATCAGCTGGCGCGACGCCGGTGGCCGGCGCAGCCTCGGCGACCATGTCGAGAAACTCGGCGATCAGGTTGTGGCGGCACTGCTCGGTGATCAGGCGGTGAGTGATCAGGCGGTGGCCCCCACCTGA
- the chlP gene encoding geranylgeranyl reductase produces MLRVAVVGGGPSGSCAAEILAKAGIQTWLFERKLDNAKPCGGAIPLCMVDEFEIPDHIIDRKVRNMKMISPSNREVDIKLDPLGYDQNAYIGMCRREVFDAFLRNRAAELGATLVNGLVQKIDTGNQRQGPYTLHYADYSSGGPTGEIKSLEVDLIIGADGANSRVAKAMDAGDYNVAIAFQERIKLPAEEMAYYEDLAEMYVGTDVSPDFYAWVFPKYDHVAVGTGTMQQNQSLIKGLQKGIRERASKRLFKGEVIKVEAHPIPEHPRPRRVVGRMALVGDAAGYVTKSSGEGIYFAAKSGRMCAEAIVEISGNGARIPTEKEIKATYLKRWDRKYGATYAVLDILQRIFYRNDAAREAFVEMCDDRDVQKLTFDSYLYKRVVMMNPWQQVKLTLRTLGSLLRGEALAPSNYGPVPSAVGRSDGDFLAQEAAEAIKAQASGSSDHKETATVA; encoded by the coding sequence ATGCTTCGAGTTGCCGTCGTCGGTGGGGGTCCATCCGGATCCTGCGCTGCAGAAATTCTCGCCAAAGCCGGCATCCAGACCTGGCTCTTTGAGCGAAAACTCGATAACGCCAAACCCTGCGGCGGGGCCATCCCGTTGTGCATGGTCGATGAATTCGAGATCCCCGATCACATCATCGACCGCAAGGTGCGGAACATGAAAATGATCTCCCCCTCCAACCGGGAGGTGGATATCAAGCTTGATCCGCTCGGCTACGACCAAAACGCCTACATCGGCATGTGCCGGCGTGAGGTGTTTGATGCGTTTCTGCGCAACCGGGCCGCCGAGCTCGGTGCCACCTTGGTGAATGGTCTGGTGCAGAAGATCGACACCGGCAACCAACGCCAAGGCCCCTACACCCTCCACTACGCCGACTACAGCAGTGGTGGACCCACTGGTGAGATCAAAAGTCTGGAGGTGGATCTGATCATTGGTGCCGACGGGGCTAATTCCCGCGTCGCCAAAGCGATGGACGCCGGCGACTACAACGTGGCGATCGCCTTTCAAGAGCGGATCAAGCTTCCTGCCGAAGAGATGGCTTACTACGAGGATCTCGCCGAAATGTATGTGGGCACCGATGTGTCCCCTGATTTCTATGCCTGGGTGTTTCCCAAGTACGACCACGTGGCGGTCGGAACGGGCACCATGCAGCAGAATCAGTCGCTGATCAAAGGGCTGCAGAAAGGGATTCGGGAGCGAGCCAGCAAGCGCCTGTTCAAGGGCGAAGTGATCAAGGTGGAAGCCCATCCGATCCCCGAGCATCCCCGTCCCCGCCGGGTGGTGGGACGGATGGCCCTGGTTGGTGATGCGGCCGGCTATGTGACCAAGAGCTCTGGTGAGGGGATTTACTTCGCCGCCAAGAGCGGCCGGATGTGCGCGGAGGCGATCGTGGAAATCTCAGGCAACGGTGCGCGCATCCCCACTGAAAAGGAGATCAAAGCCACCTATTTGAAGCGCTGGGACCGCAAGTACGGTGCCACCTATGCCGTCCTCGACATTCTGCAGCGCATTTTTTATCGCAACGATGCTGCCCGCGAAGCTTTCGTGGAAATGTGCGATGACCGCGACGTCCAGAAGCTGACCTTCGACAGCTACCTCTACAAGCGGGTGGTGATGATGAACCCCTGGCAACAGGTCAAGCTCACCCTTCGCACCCTGGGCAGCCTGCTGCGCGGCGAAGCCCTGGCCCCCTCCAACTACGGCCCGGTTCCCTCAGCGGTGGGACGATCGGATGGTGACTTCCTTGCCCAGGAAGCGGCCGAAGCGATTAAAGCCCAAGCCAGCGGCAGTAGCGATCACAAAGAAACCGCCACCGTCGCCTGA
- the glyS gene encoding glycine--tRNA ligase subunit beta: MASTFLLEIGTEELPADFARLALPQLKATVAGDLKEWRLNHGAIQVTSTPRRLAVIVENLVERQEDLREDRKGPPVAQAYVDGQPGPAALGFARRCGVDPSALQVRATPKGDCVFATVLVEGQSTLALLQARIPGWIDALQGRRFMRWGSGDQRFSRPVRWLVALFGEACVPVTLAASDPVVHSGRSSRAHRLLDQPVDLAEAEAYGAALAAAGVVVDRDERAEMIRTALKERAQALQGEADCPPALFEELVDLVEAPRVLTGSIADRYLALPPEVIITVMQSHQRYVPLRRPGVNMDPLGLRAREVLCPDFLLVSNGLASADDRIREGNQRVLSARLADAEFFLTVDRRQPSCERREALQAVTFAEGLGSLRDRSDRIEYLAGQLLEQLDCPLATQEAARRAAHLCKHDLVSQMVGEFPELQGLIGGKYLLEEGESRAVALAVVEHYQPRGAGDALPSSDAGAVVALAERFELLLSIFAKGERPSGSSDPYALRRAGNGILQILWERGWRLDLLELLKGAAGRWQELLPAFAVDTDALVRDLVLLLRQRIHSQLEDDGHDPDLVQAVAGDAVSDERLLCDPIDVLDRIRLLSQLRQQNRLVAVQAVVQRAARLAEKGDLSLGVLNAADAVDPKRFASPSEQAMYGVVQQLEPLAQARNYQALTHALVEATPTLEAFFDGDQSVMVMADEPELRRNRLNLLSVLRNQATVLAQFERIQA; the protein is encoded by the coding sequence GTGGCTTCAACCTTTCTGCTGGAGATCGGAACGGAGGAACTGCCGGCTGATTTTGCCCGCCTGGCTCTGCCCCAGCTCAAGGCGACGGTGGCGGGCGATCTGAAGGAGTGGCGTCTGAACCATGGCGCGATTCAGGTCACCAGCACCCCCCGGCGCCTGGCCGTGATCGTGGAGAACCTGGTCGAGCGCCAGGAGGATCTGCGCGAGGACCGCAAGGGGCCGCCCGTTGCCCAGGCCTATGTCGATGGCCAGCCCGGTCCGGCTGCCCTTGGTTTCGCGCGCCGCTGCGGCGTCGACCCCTCGGCTCTGCAGGTCCGTGCCACACCCAAAGGCGACTGTGTGTTTGCCACGGTGTTGGTGGAAGGTCAAAGCACCCTGGCGCTGTTGCAGGCGCGCATCCCCGGTTGGATTGATGCACTGCAGGGGCGTCGCTTCATGCGTTGGGGTTCGGGTGATCAGCGCTTCAGCCGTCCGGTGCGCTGGTTGGTGGCTCTCTTCGGCGAGGCCTGCGTGCCAGTGACTCTGGCGGCCAGCGATCCGGTGGTGCACAGCGGACGTTCCAGCCGGGCCCACCGCCTGTTGGATCAGCCTGTGGATCTTGCCGAGGCGGAGGCCTACGGCGCTGCCCTGGCGGCGGCGGGAGTGGTGGTGGACCGCGACGAGCGAGCGGAGATGATCCGCACCGCCCTTAAGGAGCGGGCCCAGGCCCTGCAGGGCGAGGCTGATTGCCCGCCTGCTCTGTTCGAGGAGCTGGTGGATCTCGTCGAGGCCCCCAGGGTGCTCACCGGCTCGATTGCCGATCGCTATCTGGCGTTGCCGCCGGAGGTGATCATCACCGTGATGCAATCGCATCAACGTTATGTGCCCCTCCGCCGTCCAGGCGTGAACATGGATCCCCTCGGGTTGAGAGCCCGCGAGGTTTTATGCCCCGACTTCCTGTTGGTGAGCAACGGCCTGGCTTCGGCAGATGATCGGATTCGTGAAGGTAATCAACGGGTGTTGAGTGCGCGCCTGGCCGATGCTGAATTCTTTCTCACCGTGGATCGCCGCCAGCCCAGTTGCGAGCGGAGAGAGGCGCTGCAGGCCGTGACCTTTGCGGAGGGATTGGGTAGTTTGCGCGATCGCTCCGATCGGATCGAGTACCTCGCAGGCCAGCTGCTCGAGCAGCTCGATTGTCCCTTGGCCACGCAGGAAGCGGCCCGTCGTGCCGCCCACCTCTGCAAACACGACCTGGTGAGTCAGATGGTGGGCGAGTTCCCGGAATTGCAGGGATTGATCGGAGGCAAATATCTCCTGGAGGAGGGAGAATCCCGCGCCGTCGCTCTGGCTGTAGTGGAGCACTATCAACCCCGGGGTGCCGGCGATGCCTTGCCATCCAGTGATGCCGGCGCCGTGGTGGCTCTAGCCGAGCGCTTCGAACTGCTCCTGAGCATTTTCGCCAAAGGTGAGCGACCCAGCGGTTCCTCCGATCCCTATGCCTTGCGCCGCGCTGGGAATGGCATCCTTCAGATCCTCTGGGAACGGGGCTGGCGTCTCGATCTGCTCGAGCTCCTGAAGGGCGCTGCTGGGCGTTGGCAGGAGCTGCTGCCCGCTTTCGCTGTGGACACCGATGCCCTGGTGAGGGATCTGGTGCTCCTGTTGCGCCAGCGCATCCATTCCCAGCTTGAAGACGATGGCCATGACCCCGACTTGGTGCAGGCCGTTGCAGGGGATGCGGTCAGCGACGAACGCCTCCTCTGCGATCCGATCGATGTGCTGGATCGGATCCGCCTTCTCTCCCAGCTGCGTCAGCAGAACCGACTGGTGGCCGTTCAGGCGGTGGTGCAGCGGGCCGCCCGCCTCGCGGAGAAAGGCGATCTGTCTCTCGGCGTGCTCAATGCCGCCGACGCCGTAGATCCGAAACGGTTTGCCTCACCGAGCGAGCAGGCGATGTATGGCGTGGTGCAACAGCTGGAGCCTCTAGCCCAAGCTCGCAATTATCAGGCTCTTACTCATGCTCTGGTGGAGGCCACGCCCACCCTGGAAGCGTTCTTTGATGGCGATCAGAGTGTGATGGTGATGGCCGACGAGCCAGAGCTTCGCCGCAATCGTCTCAATCTGCTCTCTGTCCTGCGCAATCAGGCCACGGTGTTGGCTCAGTTCGAACGGATCCAGGCCTGA
- the recG gene encoding ATP-dependent DNA helicase RecG, whose product MVAQPNQSSTGSELTPRAAGQGLAAEDLSVLRAWLQPLQTALGLEVERGCSDLQGRQERFHAFLSRQLQAPPPCPLPTDSRQRLARMAESFAGYPQLNEAARRRLVTSTRQWLHDLRQRLEPSTPMAPPRLRFDAPPAPSAGTPSPSPSRHGGQPTLDTPLGKVKGVGPKLAERLAALGLLLVRDLLLYYPRDYVDYSALRRIEALQAGETATIVASVRRCHGFTSPRNPNLSILELQLQDPTGRLKVTRFLAGRRFSSPAALHSQTRQYPPGTTVAVSGLVKAGPYGLSFQDPLIEVMESAQAPLRSRQIGRLLPVYALTEGLTADRLRRTVDAVLPLGRLWPEPLTAQQRQRLGLMTRSEALHAIHQPPHRDSLQQARRRLVFDEFLLLQLGLMQRRAALRQRQAPALRALGARDGLVGRFLDELPFRLTAAQERVLAEIELDLARPEPMARLVQGDVGSGKTVVAIAALLKAVEAGWQGAFMAPTEVLAEQHYRSLCRWLIPLNVTVELLTGATPRPARRRLLTDLANGQLNMLVGTHALIEDPVDFSRLGLVVVDEQHRFGVKQRNRLLGKGLQPHLLTMTATPIPRTLALSLHGDLDVSQIDELPPGRTPIKTRLLTASARDEAYALIREEVARGQRAYVVLPLVEDSEKLDLRSAVEVHRQLSDEVFPELEVGLLHGRLSSAEKQAVIHAFAEGRAQVLVSTTVVEVGVDVPEASVMVIDHADRFGLAQLHQLRGRVGRGAAASHCLLINDSRNVLAKQRLEVLVRSNDGFEIAEMDLRLRGPGQVLGTRQSGLPDLALASLADDGSVLEEARQEAAALISADPSLQNQPILRQLLADQLQRTAAAGQLN is encoded by the coding sequence GTGGTGGCCCAGCCCAACCAATCCTCCACTGGATCAGAGCTGACACCACGGGCGGCTGGTCAGGGTCTAGCCGCCGAAGATCTGTCAGTGCTCCGGGCCTGGTTGCAGCCACTGCAGACTGCTCTGGGCCTGGAGGTTGAACGGGGTTGCTCTGATCTGCAGGGCCGCCAGGAGCGCTTCCACGCCTTTCTGAGCCGGCAACTGCAGGCACCGCCCCCTTGCCCCCTTCCTACTGATAGTCGGCAGCGTCTGGCTCGGATGGCGGAGTCTTTCGCTGGCTATCCGCAGCTGAATGAGGCGGCGCGGCGTCGTTTGGTGACCAGCACGCGGCAGTGGTTGCATGATCTGCGCCAACGGCTGGAGCCCAGCACACCGATGGCGCCGCCACGGCTCCGCTTCGATGCGCCCCCCGCTCCATCGGCGGGAACACCGTCGCCGTCCCCGAGCCGCCATGGTGGCCAGCCGACCCTTGACACGCCCCTGGGGAAGGTGAAGGGGGTTGGGCCAAAACTGGCGGAGCGCCTGGCGGCGCTTGGTCTGCTGCTGGTGCGCGATCTGCTCCTCTATTACCCCCGCGACTACGTCGACTACTCCGCCTTGCGCCGGATTGAGGCCCTGCAGGCCGGAGAGACTGCCACCATCGTCGCCAGCGTGCGCCGATGTCATGGCTTCACCAGTCCGCGCAATCCCAATCTCTCCATTCTGGAGCTGCAATTGCAGGATCCCACCGGCCGTTTGAAGGTCACGCGCTTTCTGGCCGGACGACGCTTCAGTTCTCCAGCGGCTTTGCACAGCCAGACCCGTCAATACCCTCCCGGGACCACGGTGGCCGTCAGCGGTCTGGTGAAAGCGGGCCCCTATGGACTCAGTTTTCAGGATCCCCTGATCGAGGTGATGGAGAGCGCCCAGGCGCCGCTGCGTTCTCGCCAGATCGGACGACTGCTGCCGGTGTATGCGCTGACGGAAGGGTTGACCGCCGATCGTCTGCGTCGCACCGTTGACGCCGTTCTGCCCCTGGGACGGCTCTGGCCCGAGCCGTTGACGGCTCAGCAACGTCAGCGGCTCGGTTTAATGACCCGCTCGGAAGCGCTGCACGCGATTCATCAGCCGCCCCACCGCGACAGCCTCCAGCAGGCCCGGCGTCGCCTGGTGTTTGATGAATTCCTCCTGCTTCAGCTCGGCTTGATGCAGCGCCGGGCGGCTTTGCGCCAGCGTCAGGCGCCAGCCCTACGCGCCCTGGGGGCCCGTGATGGTCTGGTGGGGCGTTTTCTTGATGAGCTTCCCTTTCGGCTCACGGCGGCCCAGGAGCGTGTACTGGCGGAGATTGAGCTGGATCTGGCCCGGCCGGAACCGATGGCACGGCTGGTGCAGGGCGACGTGGGCAGTGGCAAAACCGTGGTGGCGATCGCAGCCCTGCTCAAGGCCGTGGAGGCGGGCTGGCAGGGCGCGTTCATGGCACCCACCGAGGTGCTGGCGGAGCAGCACTACCGCAGCCTCTGTCGCTGGTTGATTCCTTTGAACGTGACGGTGGAGCTGCTGACCGGTGCCACGCCTCGGCCGGCGCGGCGACGCCTGCTCACGGATCTGGCGAACGGCCAGTTGAACATGCTGGTGGGCACCCATGCCCTGATTGAAGACCCGGTCGACTTTTCAAGGCTCGGCCTGGTGGTGGTGGATGAGCAGCATCGCTTCGGCGTGAAACAGCGCAACCGCCTGCTTGGCAAAGGATTGCAGCCCCATCTGCTCACGATGACGGCCACGCCGATCCCCCGCACCCTGGCCCTGTCACTCCATGGCGATCTTGACGTGAGTCAGATCGATGAGCTGCCGCCGGGGCGCACGCCGATCAAGACCCGGCTGCTCACCGCTTCAGCCCGGGATGAGGCCTATGCCCTGATCCGTGAGGAGGTCGCACGTGGCCAGCGAGCCTATGTGGTGCTGCCGTTGGTGGAGGACTCAGAAAAACTGGACCTTCGTTCAGCGGTGGAGGTCCATCGCCAACTGTCCGATGAGGTGTTCCCCGAGTTGGAGGTGGGGTTGTTGCATGGTCGCCTCAGCAGTGCGGAGAAGCAGGCGGTGATCCATGCCTTTGCGGAAGGGAGGGCGCAGGTGCTGGTGTCCACCACGGTGGTGGAGGTGGGGGTGGATGTGCCGGAGGCCAGCGTGATGGTGATCGACCACGCCGATCGCTTTGGTTTGGCGCAACTCCATCAGCTGCGCGGTCGTGTTGGTCGGGGGGCGGCCGCCTCCCATTGCCTGCTGATCAACGACAGCCGCAATGTGCTGGCGAAGCAGCGGCTGGAGGTGCTGGTGCGCTCCAACGATGGCTTTGAAATCGCCGAGATGGATCTGCGCCTGCGCGGCCCCGGGCAGGTTCTCGGCACCCGCCAGTCTGGATTGCCCGATCTGGCCCTGGCCAGCCTGGCTGATGACGGCAGTGTGCTGGAAGAAGCTCGGCAAGAGGCCGCAGCGTTGATCAGCGCTGACCCCAGCCTGCAGAACCAGCCGATCCTCCGGCAACTCCTGGCGGATCAGCTTCAGCGAACGGCCGCCGCCGGGCAGTTGAATTGA
- a CDS encoding M15 family metallopeptidase → MARAVAPRRTSRDDIPVARRARPERRRSGGGSGVWIACVLVFGGSLGTVLFGPSLLARLSPPSVVVEGIEETPSTDGRLLGHFPYPEASVTELVSVEPGIELHTDAASAFRALQQAAAADGVDLRLLSGYRSHALQKGIFFDVKSERNQTASERAKVSAPPGYSEHSTGFAMDLGDGDAPGTNLSQSFETTRAFRWLQDHAASYHFVLSFPPSNPQGVSYEPWHWRFEGSAEALRRFEPARQLAQTL, encoded by the coding sequence GTGGCTCGTGCCGTTGCGCCCCGTCGCACCAGCCGGGATGACATTCCGGTCGCACGTCGCGCCCGGCCGGAGCGGCGCCGCTCCGGCGGCGGGTCGGGTGTCTGGATCGCCTGTGTGCTGGTGTTTGGGGGGTCTTTGGGAACGGTGCTTTTCGGTCCGTCCCTCCTGGCCAGATTGTCTCCACCGTCTGTGGTGGTGGAAGGGATCGAGGAAACCCCCAGCACCGACGGTCGCCTTCTCGGCCACTTTCCCTACCCGGAGGCCTCTGTGACGGAACTGGTCTCGGTGGAGCCTGGCATTGAGCTCCATACTGATGCGGCCTCGGCGTTCAGGGCTCTGCAGCAGGCTGCCGCCGCCGATGGCGTGGATCTTCGCTTGCTCAGTGGCTACCGCTCCCATGCCCTCCAGAAGGGGATTTTCTTCGATGTGAAATCGGAGCGGAATCAAACGGCATCAGAGCGGGCCAAGGTGAGTGCCCCCCCGGGCTATTCGGAGCACAGCACGGGATTCGCCATGGATCTGGGGGATGGCGATGCGCCCGGCACCAACCTCTCCCAGTCGTTTGAAACAACTCGCGCCTTCCGCTGGCTCCAGGACCATGCGGCCAGCTACCACTTTGTGCTCTCCTTCCCACCCTCGAACCCTCAGGGGGTGAGTTACGAGCCGTGGCACTGGCGTTTTGAGGGGTCAGCCGAAGCTCTGCGGCGCTTCGAGCCAGCCCGACAGCTCGCCCAAACGCTTTGA
- a CDS encoding M15 family metallopeptidase, whose translation MTRPWNECSIHECGEPLEPLPSVLHCLRPHPYQRLGAPYGEGADPFRLRRGVRERLIRAEQQLQQWDASLRLAIFDAWRPVAVQAFMVEHAVAEECRRHGLHPTGADQPMLRQELRRRVGRFWAPPSADPATPPPHSTGAAVDLTLADRNGHPLEMGGAIDAIDAVSEPEFHAAAAAADPESEAALWHQRRCLLAECLHTQGLVRHPNEWWHFSFGDQLWAWRTQAPSARYGRVDQVGATA comes from the coding sequence ATGACCAGGCCCTGGAACGAGTGTTCGATTCATGAGTGCGGCGAACCCCTGGAGCCACTCCCATCGGTTCTTCATTGCCTCCGCCCCCATCCCTATCAGCGCCTCGGTGCCCCTTATGGGGAGGGGGCCGATCCCTTTCGTTTGCGCCGGGGTGTGCGCGAGCGGCTGATCCGGGCCGAGCAGCAGCTGCAGCAATGGGATGCCTCCTTGCGCCTGGCGATTTTTGATGCCTGGCGTCCGGTGGCGGTGCAGGCCTTCATGGTGGAGCATGCCGTGGCCGAGGAATGCCGACGGCATGGCTTGCATCCCACCGGCGCCGATCAGCCGATGTTGCGTCAGGAGCTCCGTCGCCGGGTGGGCCGTTTCTGGGCCCCTCCTAGCGCTGACCCTGCCACGCCACCTCCCCATAGCACTGGCGCTGCAGTGGATCTCACCCTGGCGGACCGCAACGGCCATCCCCTGGAGATGGGCGGGGCCATTGATGCGATCGATGCGGTGTCGGAGCCGGAGTTCCACGCCGCCGCCGCTGCTGCCGATCCCGAATCGGAGGCTGCGCTCTGGCATCAGCGCCGCTGCCTGCTGGCGGAATGCCTGCACACCCAGGGATTGGTCCGTCACCCGAACGAGTGGTGGCATTTCAGTTTCGGTGACCAGCTCTGGGCCTGGCGCACGCAGGCGCCATCGGCCCGATACGGCCGGGTGGATCAGGTGGGGGCCACCGCCTGA